gaagtgttagaggctgtagaatctacattcgctattgtatttctaatgttatctattttatcagtgaagaaattcataaagtcattactatttaacgttggtggaatatttgaatcaggtggcgtctggtaatttgttaacttagccactgtgctaaataaaaaccttggattgttttggttattttcaatgagtttgtgtatatgctctgccctagcagtttttagagcctgtctatagctggacatactgtttttccatgcaattctaaaaacttctaagttagtttttctccatttgcgttcaagactacgagttactttcttgagagagtgagtattactgttataccatggtacagtacgtttttctctaacttttttcaatttgatcgggggaacagcttctaatgtattagagaaaatagtgcccatgttgtcagtaatttcgtctaattcatgtgtgtttttgggTACAAacagcagttgagatagatcaggcaggttatttgcgaatctttctttggtggctggaacaatagttctgcccagacggtatcgctgcgacatatagttaatatcagttatacgcagcatgcacgatacaaggaaatggtctgtaatatcatcactttgaggtacaatatctatagcagtaagatcgattccatgcgatataattaaatctagtgtatgattaaaacgatgagtgggcccggtgacattttgcttgactccaaaggagtttattaggtcagtaaatgcaaatcctaatgtatcatttgcattgtcaacgtgaatattaaaatctcccatgattagcgccttatcaactgtaactagaaggtctgagaggaaatctgcaaattcttttaggaattctgtatacgaccctggtggtctatacacagtagccagagcaagagatacattagatttcttttgcatgtctgacagagtaacatttagcaaaagtatttcaaaagagttaaacctgtatcctgttttctgggtaacattgagaatatcactatatattgttgcaacacccccgccacgaccagtctgacggggctcatgcttataacagtagtttggtggagtagactcatttagaccaaaataatcatttggttttagccaggtttcagtcaagcagagtaaatcaaaactattatctgtgatcatttcatttacaataactgcttttggtgtgagtgatctaatatttatgagcccaaactttaaaaattgtttttgttcatttactttacatttttctggtttaattacgataagattttttctagatcctacattatatttatattttgacctcactattcggggaacagacacagtcttaatagtttttacagcgcaagtacttttatcatttaagcgggtggaacagaAGTCATcaaaatagttatttgagaattgtcttactagtcacatggagcgaagtttcctggagatgttgtcagatagcagctccgctccgactctgctggggtgcgaaacagtctaggacgcttccagaaaagattccagttattaacaaatagcagtttctgttctttacaccatgacaacaaccattcatttaaagcaaaaagtctactgaacctttcgtgtcctcgtcgatacgtggacATTGGTCCTGACAcaacgatcgtcgccgcgggcgtcgtgctgcgtaccatctcgatcaggctgctgaagtccctcttcagcgtctccgtctgccgcagcgtggtgtcattaaccccggcgtgaagcacgacctctctggggctctcgtcgtccttcaggatcgcgggtatctgcgcagaaacatcgagaacacgagcaccaggcaaacaatgagtgtgcactttaccttcggctaacgtagcactaacgtgtcggacgatggagtctccgatgatcacagcgtcgcgtcctgtctcgcggagaggagcgaagcggttctggatggagatctcgaaggcaggagggggagaagtcgtcgcccgggacccggctcgcgtcctccgctgtggatgcacccagggtccgtggtgtcccggcgtcgcagtgaaggacatctgggaagatcgcgtcctgggtgcaccgggcttgtgcagagaaacacacggagtagacgtggtgggactgttaacagcaagctgtatacttacccccggacttgtgagcgtcagcccgggatgattccagcgcggctctccgctctctcagctgggcctgcctctgttccaggtcgcgaatctgcttccccacggcctcgaactcgagctgcacagagtggagacattcatccaccattaaagcaagtaacagtgagtacagcagtggtaatgtgtgtgaatagagtattagcaatgtaagcgcagttagcagcaaccacgcttgctgatgctaactgacTAAAAGCTAATAGCTTTTCaatagatcaaaataaaactagtgatagcgaggcgctctgattgtttttgttgtagaatacaatagaggatacattcacacgttatataaacggaaatgacgatgtataaaatagatttttaagttaaaaatagtcaatgaaaagaatatagtgacggagctcaaatgcagtacagccgtcaacaacaaacaggaagtgacgtctgACATAATGCCACTCTACCAGTGAGCAGCGTCAAAACAAATGCAACTTTGGCTCGTTCATTACTGAAGTTCCTGGGTTGAAGGGAAAAGTTAATCGGGCATCGTGTTAGGATAGCTCTGCAGAAATTCGGCTCACCAGAGTAAGGTTCCGGAACAGGAAGGAGTGGCTCCGGCTGGGATGGGCTTTCAGGTGGTGTGGGGGGAACGTGTGGCGTGTGCGGCACAGTTGGAGCTCGCAGGAGTTGTAAttgttgggtgagctcggacacctgcgccaCCAATGCCTGGACAGCGCAACCTGTGTCGTTGAGATTCCTTTTCTGGGAATCCATCGTTCGAACGCTGGCGCTGAGAAATTCTTCCAATGACAAAGAGGGGttactcgctgcttccatgtttgtcagatcgttctgtcaggacAGATGACAGGAAGCAAAATGCAAGTAGCAATATTTATTAGAACAACAACGAGTAAGGCTTAGTTGATGGTGGGTTGCGCAGGGACTTCGATGGCAGCACAGGTCGGTGAGTTGGTGAGTAGAGTGCGTAGGTGAGGGATGATGAAAGGTCCTGGTGATGATGACGTACTCCACAGAACACTGAATAGGAACGAACACACAAGAAGGAATGCTGAGCAGGAGGGAAACAGACATGTagcacggaggacctcaaacaactaTCTGACAagcaagagacgaaagacagggcattaaataAGCAGTTGGAATTGggtgaaacaatcaacatgacgtaacatgagacgagcaggaaacaatgcattcatgaaccgtgacaagatgtgtttaattagggttatatctaTACTGTGcagggctgtggccctccaggaactgagtctgACACCCTCGATTTACAGTTTTTACCCCATGCTCACAGAGACACTACATCATAATAATAAGTAACACACACAATACTGAATTCTTATTGAGAGACCACAGCCATCAGGATAAAAGTATTTATGTATATCCACTGACAATACCACTCATTACTAATGCCGAGGTCACATGCATCACACACTTCAACAAACATCACTTatgcttaattttaaattaagaaattaaattaaatcaaattcacTGATGCAACAAAGTTGCCAGGTAAAATAGCTAACAgacaatttagttttatttatgacCACATACAGTAATGCttaaaaagttaatttcaaatgacatttttgggtcagtaaggttttaatgaatgattaatgtttttcaagacatttatttaataaaaatacagtaataccgtaatattgtgaaatattattacaatttaaaataactttttttatgaacgaaaatcctttagaaatcattcttatatttcaatttgtgtaaataaaataataaattctttctatcatcagtgttaaaaacagttgtgctgcttactaTTTTTGAGGAAACCATAATACATTTGATCAAGATGATCCATataggaatcttttgtaacattataaatgttttcactgtaaCTTTTTATCAATTTCTTGCTTAATAaaggtattaatttcttaaataaaaaaataaataaaaaagaaaaaaaggtttgaaTGGTTGTGGAAATAGGATGCATGAATTACCTCTGggatatttttcatatatattacaataaataagatcaataatatcaataataagatATACATCAGAAGATTAGAAGAGATAAATCTCTTTGAGATTTACTGTTGTTCTGTCTAAGCTCAATTATAGTCAGCTCTGAATCTTTATAATTTATACAGCTTATTTTTAAACTGCTTTGCATTAAATAGCATACTAAAGGAATAAATGCAACTGCTGTCAACAGATCTTCCTCAGCACTGACCTCACTGCGTTCCTCAAGGTCCAACAGATGGAGGCTCCTGAGCCAAACGCCAGGCTCCTCGTCCATCTGCACATCTACACGATGCCCAGTCAGGCACAGCAGTTgttaaagttcatttatttcagtaattcaactcaaattgtgaaactcgtgtattatataagttcaatgcacacagactgaagtagtttaagtctgtggatgattttggctcacatttaacaaaatcctataaattcactatctcaaccaattagaatatggtgacatgccaatccgctaatcaactcaaaacaccggcaaaggtttcctgatccttcaaaatggtctctcagtttggttcactaggctacacaatcatggtgaagactgctcatctgacagttgtccagaagacaaacactgacacccttcacaaggagggtaagctacaaacattcattgccaaagaagctggctgttcacagagtgctgtatccaagcatgttaacagaaagttgagtggaaggaaaaagtgtggaagaaaaagatgcacaaccaactaaGTGAACCGCAGCCTTAGGAGGATTGTCAACCCAAATCgatttaagaatttgagtgaacttcacaaggaatggactgaggctggggtcaaagtCACTGCACCTCATCCATCCATCTCTTCATGCTGACTAGCATGCACAAACTCACACTTATAATCTGATAGTTACACAAACTAACTGGCTGTCCGTTCAGTTTATTCCACCCAGTGTGGAAAATCTCTTCTTTTTCTGAGTTCTCTGTCGTACGTTAATTAGCAGTAAAAGTACAGTTCAGTGTCCATGTATGTTCGTCTGTAGGAACTGTGATGTGAAAAGCCTAAACTAGTAAAAGTGCACAACGTGAAGCATATAAAACGTTAAATAAATGACACTAAaaacacagagaagaaaaagATGGGTGTTTACTCCAAAGGGCACTATGGACCTAATATCACAACACAGAATTTGGGTGTTTCTATTAAAACATAAAGATTTTCTAAATGCTCTGAACGACACTTAATAATAACTGACATAACATCGTTCAGTTTCAAACACGTGTAGATCTCACCATTGTAAACAAAGAAACAGGCCTCCCTTTTCAGACTTACAAGCCACACCGCCTCCTCAGTGTAACTTATTTTTGAAGCACTCTTCTCTTCCTGTAAGCAATGCTTActgcttttttttaagtttacttgGAAACAATAAAACTTTGACGCCCATGAAGTCGTGTGGTTGTGCACGTATGTGAACCTCGGGTGGCTGCCAGACTGCAAGAGGTTTTAAAAAAGCAGAAATAATGTCATAGTTGCTCATTGAGTGTATGATTCAGACTATTACAATACAATGTATTCATATACTGTATTCATAATGGCTCTGAGctaatttaactgtaaaatttaaagtaaaaaatcaaGGTACTTGTCAAGTCAGTTTTATGTTACATAATTCCTTCATTGCTTTTTTAAGTTCTAGGCCACAAAAGTATCCCCAAATTTGTGGAATGTTGCATCtaccaaaaatatttgtttagataAATGGCACACAGACACATTTTTGTGTAAGAGTCTATAATGTGTGGTTCATGCAGATGTATCATCAAAACTATCATTATGAATACATGACAATTATAAATGACTACATTACACTAACTAGCCTGTGATTCCTCTGCAACTTTTCACATTTAAATTATGTAACCCTACTGATTTACATATCTATTTATGGAAGAAAGAACAGAAAACTGACTGACAGCCAAATCAGAAATAAAGTTTTCTCAGCCATGATTTCATGAAGATACGTTAATGCTGACAATTACAGTAGCCAGAAATAGAGTCACAATGGGGATGATAAAACCATGGCATGCACAGAAAGGAACTGTAGATTATAACTTTATTATCTCTTAGTGCATATTTCAGTGCAAATGGCAGTGAGGCCTTATGAAACACACCCCCTCTCACACCCTGGTGCACTGGTCAGCAGTGTATGCTATTATCTGCTTCAGTGCCTCCAGTCTTATATAACATGGTCAGGAAGGGTAAATGACATAGACAGCGAACATGTACAAGGAAATGTCATAATGCAGAATATGCAACAAGAATTTTTATGATAAGAATCCTATGTAAAGTATGTCTGTGATCATGTGTTATGAAACAATTCTCATAAGGAATTTGGTTTTAAAAGGAGGACAATGTTTTGTGCAAATGTTAAATGCAACCCTTATGCTACAGAGTTCATCGTGACCCCTAATGAACAAAAtgcagaaacatttcttattatttagaaatgttgaaaacatttgctcttcttaatatttttgtggaaaccaataCATTTTTTCCAAAGatcctttaatgaataaaaagttcaaaggcacagcaattatttgaatcatttgtaacatttgaaATACCACTGAAAAACAAATCAGCGGAGGGATCCACAGGACATTTTTCAAATTCTGTGCCGAGATGGAGATAATGTCTTATCTTCACACAGGTGTCATGTGTCATGAGAACTGAGATCTTCAACAGGTGTCATGATAGAGTCATGTGTCCTCAGGCATACAAGTAATAATGCGCACAAACAACTCCAGAAACTAATAAATTTATCAGCTcagtaattcatttattttcttaaacgTGAATTCACAGACATGTTGAATGGAGATAAAGCCTTTAGGAAATGTGTGGCTACAGCTGATCATGTTTTAAACTCTGTCAGATGTTTAATAACTCTCCTGTGACTGGATCAGATCAGAGTTGGCCTTTCCTCTTTTTGATGCGAGTCTTCCTTCTGGTGTTTGCATCAATGATTGACTGCGACTGGTGCTTCAGTGTGACACGGTTGGTGACATCACCGTCATCAACGCCGCTGTCCTCCTCATCTGTTGAGAGAAAAGACATGCAGGTGTGTAATATGTGTGTCACCTTACTTTGCTAAATTCGTTCTGTTATTGTTTCTTGTACATATGGATCTACAGCATTCTTAGTAAACACACGCAATCACACATGAAGGTGAACTGAATCCCAATGTCTTAAATCAACCAACGTTCTGAACACCAGAAGGGTGAGCTTTTAAGTGCAACAGAGTGTTCAGACAGAAGAAAGTACTAGCTCAAGAGAGCACAGGAGAACATCTTAATAAGAGGAGCAAAAAACACATGGCCATGCCTGGTCAAGAGTTTTTCAGGTTCATGTAGCAGTGATCACTAGTGCAAATAAGAGAGTCTAAGATACACAAACAGCTTTAAACACAAACAGTGTGTTAATTTTGTAGATGCGTGTAATCTCTGTATCCATGTTGGTTTAATATGGTTTAGAAAATGTACAATCTTCAAAGAAAAATtggaatgtacagtatgtggctcGTCATGTGGTATAACTAAGTAAAGATATCCCCTACACTTTGAATACACGTGatcttaaatattttcaaaagtacaaaatctagggtaaaaaaaaaaaagtaaatgaatacatatgaatataaatgaaaatgaaaattctgtcattaattactcaccctaatatcgttccaaacctgtaaagcctcctttcatcttcagaacacaaattaagatgttttggatgaaatcagagagctttATGACCCTGTATATGCAGTGCAACAACCACGTTCAACGGacagaaaggtagtaagaacattgataaaatagtccatgtgacatcactggttcaatcttaattttattaacctcaaaatatctatttatttatgagtcttagacctttccaacaatatatagtttgtcatgattagattaggatttaattgtaatatagtgaagtaaacttAGACGTCCCACAGAGGGGTTGGGTGACCGTGACAGTTAAGAACTTAAGCTaccagaatactttttgtgtgcaaaaaaaaacctaaaatagCCATTTATTAACCATGTCAGTCTCTGCTGCTATTCAACAGAATACCATGCGCATGCATGTGCATTCCTCAGCTTGTAAACAAGATGCTCTGTCTGCATGCACGTTCTATGTCAGAACGCCGGCTCCTGCGTCAGCAGcaccacacacatacaccatGGTACTCTCAtgaatgtcacatggactattttaatgatgtccttaatACCTTTCTGGCTCTTGAATttggtagttgcattgctgtctaggGAGGattagaaagctctcagatttcatcaaaaacatcttaatttttgTTCTAAAGATGCAAGAAGGTCTTTACGGCTTTGGAAAGACTTGAGGGTGAGTGATTAATtaaagaaatttcatttttgggtgaacattcCCTTTAAATATTGACAccgttttctttcttttaatgtgtgtttttttttttttttacagtataatatcAAGAAATCACTCTGGCATTTGTGGCTTCATCCCCACAAAATATCAAGATTTAAATTCAGAAATATAGAGATATGTATTGAAGTTCATTCCATATGCTTTAGTAAATcctaattatgacataaaagttCAAAATGttaagataaaaagtcataattatgacaaaaaaaatcaaaagttatGATATGATAATAACTATGACAAAAAAGTTAAGATTATAAGATAAACTGTAGATATGACATAAAAGTAAAGATCTCATTTAaatctaataattttttatttgaatctaatatttttgtcattttaactcaTAATTATAAGcatttcataattttgactttttatgtaatatttatgattttatgactttaagcattatttttatttttttatggcagaAATGGGATGCTACGCATGGAAATAT
This genomic window from Carassius gibelio isolate Cgi1373 ecotype wild population from Czech Republic chromosome A6, carGib1.2-hapl.c, whole genome shotgun sequence contains:
- the LOC128016138 gene encoding uncharacterized protein LOC128016138 encodes the protein MSFTATPGHHGPWVHPQRRTRAGSRATTSPPPAFEISIQNRFAPLRETGRDAVIIGDSIVRHVSATLAEGKVHTHCLPGARVLDVSAQIPAILKDDESPREVVLHAGVNDTTLRQTETLKRDFSSLIEMVRSTTPAATIVVSGPMSTYRRGHERFSRLFALNEWLLSWCKEQKLLFVNNWNLFWKRPRLFRTPAESERSCYLTTSPGNFAPCD